Proteins encoded within one genomic window of Scheffersomyces stipitis CBS 6054 chromosome 3, complete sequence:
- the RPL26A gene encoding 60S ribosomal protein L26 — protein MAKISQDVSSSRSKARKAYFTSSSVERRALLSAPLSKELREQYNIKSLPIRKEDEVLVVRGSKKGSEGKINSVYRLKFAVQIEKLQKEKSNGASVPINIHPSKVVITKLHLDKDRKALIERKGGKLE, from the exons ATGGCCAAAATCAGTCAAG acgtttcttcttctcgttcTAAAGCCAGAAAAGCTTACTTCACTTCCTCCTCTGtggaaagaagagcttTGTTATCTGCTCCATTGTCTAAAGAATTAAGAGAACAGTACAACATCAAGTCCTTGCCAATCAGaaaggaagatgaagtctTGGTTGTCAGAGGTTCCAAGAAGGGTTCCGAAGGTAAGATCAACTCCGTCTACAGATTGAAGTTCGCTGTCCAAATCGAAAAGTtacaaaaggaaaagtCCAACGGTGCTTCCGTCCCAATCAACATTCACCCATCCAAGGTTGTCATCACCAAGTTGCACTTGGACAAGGACAGAAAGGCCTTGATCGAAAGAAAGGGTGGTAAGCTCGAATAA